Proteins co-encoded in one Echeneis naucrates chromosome 22, fEcheNa1.1, whole genome shotgun sequence genomic window:
- the rpia gene encoding ribose-5-phosphate isomerase — protein MRARGWASIGRLLAGSQRLSSRSHAVMAEEAKKLAAYAAVDNHVQNNQVVGVGSGSTIVYAVDRLAERVRQEKLNIICVPTSFQARQLILQHGLTLSDLDRHPELDVAIDGADEVDADLTLIKGGGGCLTQEKIVAGCAKHFVVIADFRKDSKALGQQWKKGVPIEVIPMAYVPVSRTIAKCFGGEAKLRMAVSKAGPVVTDNSNFILDWKFEHAHKWKEVNTAIKMIPGVVETGLFVGMAERAYFGMEDGSVQVRDPPVN, from the exons ATGAGGGCTCGGGGCTGGGCCTCCATCGGTAGACTCTTGGCCGGATCTCAGAGGCTGAGCAGCCGCTCACACGCCGTCATGGCAGAGGAGGCCAAGAAGCTGGCCGCTTACGCCGCCGTCGACAACCACGTCCAG AACAACCAGGTCGTTGGAGTTGGCAGCGGCTCCACCATCGTCTATGCTGTGGACAGACTGG CGGAGAGAGTTCGTCAGGAGAAGCTGAACATCATCTGTGTGCCAACGTCCTTCCAG GCTCGTCAGCTGATTCTGCAGCACGGCCTCACACTGTCAGATCTGGACAGGCACCCAGAG CTGGACGTGGCAATTGACGGCGCTGACGAGGTGGATGCAGACCTGACCTTGATCAAAGGTGGAGG CGGCTGCCTGACTCAGGAGAAGATTGTCGCCGGCTGTGCTAAACATTTCGTCGTCATTGCCGACTTCag GAAAGACTCCAAGGCCCTGGGCCAGCAGTGGAAAAAGGGAGTTCCTATTGAAGTGATCCCCATGGCGTACGTCCCCGTCTCCAGGACGATTGCCAAATGCTTTGGAGGGGAGGCCAAGTTACGGATGGCTGTCAGTAAAGCA GGTCCTGTGGTGACTGACAACAGCAACTTCATCCTGGACTGGAAATTCGAGCACGCTCACAAGTGGAAGGAGGTCAACACCGCGATCAAGATGATTCCAG gtgtggtGGAGACGGGGCTTTTTGTTGGCATGGCTGAGCGGGCCTACTTTGGGATGGAAGATGGAAGCGTGCAGGTCCGGGATCCTCCGGTCAACTGA